From the Betaproteobacteria bacterium genome, the window GTAGCGCTCGATTTGCTGCTCCGCTTCGGCGAGCATGTGATTTTCATCGGCCAGGCTCAACCGCCAGTTGACCGGAAGGGGTTTCACGGTGCCGCCGAGAAGCTGCGCGCACGAGATGCCGAGCGCTTTGGCCTGCGCATCGTACAGCGCCATGTCGATGCCGGCTTTGACCGTCGGGTTCCACGCGATCCCTTCCAAAGCGCTCCAGACGCCGGCGATATCGAAAGCGTTGACACCCTCGAGGCGAGGCGCGAAGTGTTTGCGGATGGCCGCAACGATGGATTCCTGCGTCTCACCATAGATGGTCGGGCGCGGCGGCGCGTCGGCGATGCCTTGCGTGCCGTCCGACAGCGTCACGACGATGACGACATTGTCGATCGTGTGAATTTCACCACGCGCCCATTTGATCGGGCGCAGCAGTGGAATGGCGACCGGAATCGCTTCGATGCCGCGAACCGACAGATCGCGATAGCGCATGTACGGGCTTACATCTGGTTTCATGGCGGCGCCTTTAAAGCTGAACGTTGAGATCGCGCACGAGCTTGCCCCACTTGGCCAGGCCTTCGCGTATCGATTTCGCGAGGTCCTCGGGCGTGCCGCCGACCGGCTCGCTGCCATCGGCCACGAAAGCCGCTTTGACGTCGGGCTCCGACAAAATGCGGTTCACCTCGCGGTTCCGTTTCATGATGATTGGCTTCGGCGGGCCGGCCGGTGCGAGCAGGGCGAACCAGCTTACCGCGGCGTAGCCCGGAAGACCTGATTCGGCGACCGTCGAGATATTCGGCACAACCGGCGAGCGCTTGTTATCGGTGACCGCGATCGCGCGCAGCCGCCCGCTTTTCACGTGGGGCATGGCGGTGGGAAAAGGCGACATCATGACCTGGATCTGCCCGCCGATGAGATCGGTGACGGCCGGTCCCGTGCCTTTGTAGGGCACGTGTGTCATCTCGATTTTCTCCATCGTCTTGAACAGCTCGCCGAAGAGATGGTTCCACACGCCGTTGCCTGCCGAACCGTAATTAAACTTGCCCGGATTGGCGCGCGCATAGGCGATGAGCTCTTGCACGTTTTGGGCCGGGATCGCGGGATTGACGACCATGAGACCGGGCGGCGTCGACACGAGAATGACCGGCGCGAGATCCTTCACCGGATCGTACGGAAGCTTCTTGTAAAGGGCGGGACCGACCAGGATATTGCCGAAGGAAGCGAGGACGACGGTATAGCCGTCCGGTGGCGCTTTTGCAGCCCTGTCGACGCCGAGCGTGCCGCCAGCGCCGCCGCGATTATCGACCACCACCTGCTGACCCCACGCTTCAGAGAGTTTCTGCGCGATCAGCCGCCCCTGCACATCGGTGTTGCCGCCGGGCGCAAAAGGCACGATAAGCCGCACCGGCCGCGTCGGATAGTCGCCCCCCGAGCTTGCCGAGCGCGTCTGCGCCGCGGCGGCGCTGCTCGCGACGAGCAGCGCGATCGCTGCAACCTTTAACCACCTGCTTTGCATGGTTCTCTCCTCGTGGTTTTGCTTCGGCTGGGCGTTCACGCCACGGCAACTTCCCG encodes:
- a CDS encoding tripartite tricarboxylate transporter substrate binding protein, which translates into the protein MQSRWLKVAAIALLVASSAAAAQTRSASSGGDYPTRPVRLIVPFAPGGNTDVQGRLIAQKLSEAWGQQVVVDNRGGAGGTLGVDRAAKAPPDGYTVVLASFGNILVGPALYKKLPYDPVKDLAPVILVSTPPGLMVVNPAIPAQNVQELIAYARANPGKFNYGSAGNGVWNHLFGELFKTMEKIEMTHVPYKGTGPAVTDLIGGQIQVMMSPFPTAMPHVKSGRLRAIAVTDNKRSPVVPNISTVAESGLPGYAAVSWFALLAPAGPPKPIIMKRNREVNRILSEPDVKAAFVADGSEPVGGTPEDLAKSIREGLAKWGKLVRDLNVQL